In the genome of Cupriavidus taiwanensis, one region contains:
- the flgJ gene encoding flagellar assembly peptidoglycan hydrolase FlgJ → MNSGINGGAMPATGADLTQRFALDTQGFEALKHSARGGADANTLQAVAKQFEAVFTQMVLKSMRDATPQDGLFDNEQSKLYLSMMDQQLAQQMSSRGIGLADVMVRQLARATGTAMPAGMNALTPAEAGKAADAELARLLDSRGAGAMPADAGEQADLPAIGTIVAGQQWNPTAGLRQYQPQSYGDHGQGEDRLGRLPDDAPAHVSAFVARMAGPAEAAARASGVPARLIVGQAALESGWGQREITHADGSTTFNVFGIKAGPSWKGRVAEITTTEYIDGQPQKVRAKFRAYGSYDEACADYARLLTSNPRYAGVVSAASAEDAAHGLQRAGYATDPAYGHKLVKIMKKVAA, encoded by the coding sequence TGCGACCGGCGCCGACCTGACCCAGCGCTTCGCGCTGGACACGCAGGGCTTCGAGGCGCTCAAGCACAGCGCGCGCGGCGGCGCCGACGCCAATACGCTGCAGGCCGTCGCCAAGCAGTTCGAGGCGGTGTTCACGCAGATGGTGCTCAAGAGCATGCGCGACGCCACGCCGCAGGACGGCCTGTTCGACAACGAGCAGAGCAAGCTCTACCTGTCGATGATGGACCAGCAGCTGGCGCAGCAGATGTCGTCGCGCGGCATCGGCCTGGCCGACGTGATGGTGCGCCAGCTGGCGCGCGCCACCGGCACCGCGATGCCCGCCGGCATGAACGCGCTGACGCCGGCCGAGGCCGGCAAGGCCGCCGATGCCGAGCTGGCCAGGCTGCTCGACAGCCGCGGCGCCGGCGCCATGCCCGCCGATGCCGGCGAGCAGGCCGACCTGCCCGCCATCGGCACCATCGTCGCGGGCCAGCAATGGAATCCCACCGCGGGCCTGCGCCAGTACCAGCCGCAGTCCTACGGGGACCACGGCCAGGGCGAAGACCGGCTCGGCCGGCTGCCCGACGATGCGCCCGCGCACGTCAGCGCCTTCGTCGCCCGCATGGCCGGCCCCGCCGAAGCTGCTGCCCGCGCCAGCGGCGTGCCGGCACGGCTGATCGTCGGCCAGGCCGCGCTGGAATCCGGCTGGGGCCAGCGCGAAATCACGCACGCCGATGGCTCGACCACGTTCAACGTCTTCGGCATCAAGGCCGGCCCCAGCTGGAAGGGCCGCGTCGCGGAAATCACCACCACCGAATACATCGACGGCCAGCCGCAGAAGGTGCGGGCCAAGTTCCGCGCCTATGGGTCCTACGACGAGGCTTGCGCCGACTACGCGCGCCTGCTGACCAGCAACCCGCGCTACGCGGGCGTGGTCAGCGCGGCCAGCGCCGAGGACGCGGCGCATGGCTTGCAGAGGGCGGGGTATGCCACGGATCCGGCGTACGGGCACAAGCTGGTGAAGATCATGAAGAAGGTGGCGGCGTAA